Proteins from one Leptonema illini DSM 21528 genomic window:
- a CDS encoding addiction module protein, producing MARTLDEARQIVNELSPEDKEILAIELGLEMKEVDPEVKKAWLAEARRRWKEFEDGKVEGIPTEEVFKRIRQKLSEARHY from the coding sequence ATGGCAAGGACACTGGACGAAGCCCGGCAGATTGTGAACGAACTCAGCCCGGAAGATAAAGAGATCCTGGCAATCGAGCTCGGTCTTGAAATGAAAGAGGTGGATCCAGAGGTTAAAAAAGCCTGGCTTGCAGAAGCCAGACGTCGGTGGAAGGAATTTGAAGATGGTAAGGTAGAAGGAATTCCAACCGAGGAAGTCTTCAAGCGAATCCGACAGAAACTCAGTGAAGCCCGCCATTATTAA
- a CDS encoding FecR family protein — MKMKYLQALILSAAMIAALPLQADPVKLALVVFKKGDASLVRNGKVQPAKVKDLIQEKDEIRTGAGGELSLQLSSGVLVKVAANSSLVIEGIARDEKGSTLALRLNNGTLLGKASKESGKDLNLTVHAPTAIAGVRGTEFIVDANAEQSSVLVDEGVVNVSDATGSRSVDCEAGNKVVSDGKELVQGVLDAYEKQRFAIFERFEKEKQKSFETVVEQIRKNKELMEQQKQNMP; from the coding sequence ATGAAAATGAAATACTTGCAGGCGCTTATCCTGTCGGCGGCGATGATTGCCGCCCTGCCTCTACAGGCCGATCCAGTTAAACTTGCCCTTGTCGTCTTCAAGAAAGGCGATGCCTCGCTTGTTAGAAACGGAAAGGTGCAGCCGGCAAAGGTGAAGGATCTGATCCAGGAGAAAGACGAGATCAGAACGGGAGCGGGCGGCGAGCTCAGCCTGCAGCTCTCGTCGGGCGTACTTGTAAAGGTGGCCGCCAATTCTTCACTTGTCATCGAGGGTATCGCCCGCGACGAGAAAGGATCGACGCTGGCCCTGCGCCTCAATAACGGCACCCTTCTTGGTAAGGCGTCGAAGGAATCGGGCAAAGACCTGAATCTGACGGTGCATGCTCCGACGGCCATCGCCGGCGTGCGCGGAACGGAGTTCATCGTCGATGCAAATGCCGAACAATCATCGGTGCTTGTTGATGAAGGCGTCGTCAACGTCAGCGATGCGACCGGTTCGCGAAGCGTCGATTGCGAGGCCGGCAACAAGGTCGTATCGGATGGCAAAGAACTGGTGCAGGGCGTTCTGGACGCCTACGAAAAACAGCGCTTCGCCATCTTCGAGCGCTTTGAAAAAGAAAAGCAGAAGAGCTTCGAAACCGTCGTCGAGCAGATCCGCAAAAACAAAGAGCTGATGGAACAGCAGAAGCAGAACATGCCTTGA
- a CDS encoding O-acetyl-ADP-ribose deacetylase, with protein MKIDVLQGDITKLDVDAIVNAANSSLLGGGGVDGAIHRVAGPELLAECRTLGGCPTGEARITGGYRLKARHVIHTVGPIFRGGSQGEAALLASCYKSSLKLAVENGLHSVAFPNISTGVYGYPKEEAAQIAVKAVQDFLATADSLHVIFCCFDDENLRLYRSMLGL; from the coding sequence ATGAAGATCGACGTTCTACAGGGAGATATCACGAAGCTTGACGTCGATGCTATCGTGAATGCGGCGAACAGCTCTTTGCTTGGCGGCGGAGGAGTGGATGGCGCCATTCATAGAGTTGCCGGGCCCGAGCTTCTGGCGGAATGCCGCACCCTGGGCGGATGCCCGACCGGCGAGGCTCGTATAACGGGCGGTTACCGTCTCAAGGCCAGGCATGTCATTCATACGGTGGGCCCGATTTTTAGAGGCGGTTCGCAGGGCGAGGCCGCTCTTCTTGCATCATGCTATAAAAGCTCGCTCAAGCTTGCCGTTGAAAACGGGCTGCACAGCGTCGCCTTCCCGAATATCAGCACGGGCGTTTATGGTTATCCGAAAGAAGAGGCCGCTCAAATCGCCGTGAAGGCCGTTCAGGATTTTCTGGCGACGGCCGATTCGCTGCATGTAATCTTCTGCTGTTTCGACGACGAGAACTTACGCCTGTACAGAAGTATGCTGGGTCTCTGA
- a CDS encoding replication-associated recombination protein A, whose product MSRDLFSPAAPLPERLRPDRMSDFQGQSDLVQRLQKAPLHSMILYGPPGCGKTTLARLLARNSGRPFHLLSAVSCGIKEVREIIDKGRQGGGVILFLDEIHRFNKSQQDALLHAVEDGSVLLIGATTENPSFEVIGPLLSRCQVYRLKALDEEQLEAILERGLSECERVAGRPIDRTLFREHVREPLLEAAGGDARKMLRFLELLVEEARSSERASTQHDDSAAAAIAITEEHVKSVLSGRVRLYDRQGENHFDYVSAFIKSLRGSDPDAALLYLAVMIEGGEDPLFIARRMIIFASEDIGNASPTALTMAVSTFQALERIGMPEGRIVLGQCATFLAASPKSNASYVAINEALARVSGRRIPVPDHLRNAPTATHRAEGAGRGYQYPHDFPGHFVEENYFPEGEKRQFYRASRQGQEARIADRLQYLFPERRYPAAPQMPKDRPSSSGADASSADEKSAADE is encoded by the coding sequence ATGAGCCGCGACCTCTTCTCGCCAGCCGCTCCGCTGCCCGAACGCCTTCGCCCCGATCGCATGTCGGATTTTCAGGGACAGTCCGACCTCGTGCAGAGGCTACAGAAGGCCCCTCTTCATTCCATGATCCTGTACGGTCCGCCTGGCTGCGGCAAGACGACCCTTGCCCGCCTTCTTGCAAGGAATTCGGGCCGTCCCTTTCATCTGCTCTCAGCGGTGTCGTGTGGTATCAAAGAGGTGCGCGAGATCATCGATAAAGGGCGCCAGGGCGGAGGCGTGATCCTCTTTCTGGACGAGATCCATCGCTTTAATAAGAGCCAGCAGGACGCCCTGTTGCATGCCGTCGAAGACGGGTCGGTTCTATTAATCGGCGCCACAACGGAGAATCCATCGTTCGAGGTCATCGGTCCGCTGCTTTCGCGCTGTCAGGTTTATCGTTTGAAGGCTCTTGATGAAGAGCAGCTTGAGGCCATCCTCGAACGCGGCCTTTCAGAATGCGAACGCGTAGCCGGACGCCCCATCGATCGCACGCTTTTTCGCGAGCATGTGCGCGAGCCTCTTCTCGAAGCGGCCGGTGGCGATGCGCGCAAGATGCTGCGCTTTCTCGAACTTCTTGTTGAAGAGGCTCGATCTTCAGAGAGGGCGAGCACTCAGCATGATGACAGTGCAGCGGCAGCCATCGCCATTACCGAAGAGCACGTGAAGTCCGTTCTTTCCGGCAGGGTGCGGCTCTATGACCGGCAGGGCGAGAACCACTTCGACTATGTGAGCGCCTTCATCAAATCACTTCGCGGATCTGATCCCGATGCAGCCCTTCTTTATCTGGCCGTTATGATCGAAGGCGGCGAAGATCCGCTTTTCATCGCCCGCCGAATGATCATCTTCGCGTCCGAAGATATCGGCAACGCATCGCCGACAGCGTTAACCATGGCCGTTTCGACCTTTCAGGCTCTGGAGCGCATCGGTATGCCCGAAGGCCGCATCGTGCTCGGTCAGTGCGCCACCTTTCTCGCCGCCTCGCCGAAAAGCAACGCCTCGTATGTGGCGATCAACGAGGCCCTTGCGCGGGTAAGCGGCCGACGCATTCCCGTTCCCGATCATCTGCGCAACGCACCGACGGCGACGCATAGAGCGGAGGGAGCGGGACGTGGTTATCAATATCCTCATGACTTTCCGGGGCACTTCGTCGAAGAGAATTACTTTCCCGAGGGAGAAAAACGCCAGTTTTACAGGGCCTCACGACAGGGACAGGAGGCCCGTATCGCCGATCGATTGCAGTATCTCTTCCCGGAACGCCGTTATCCGGCAGCGCCGCAGATGCCGAAAGATCGCCCCTCCAGCTCCGGGGCCGATGCTTCTTCTGCCGACGAGAAATCAGCGGCCGACGAATGA
- a CDS encoding cob(I)yrinic acid a,c-diamide adenosyltransferase, translated as MKIYTKKGDGGMTGLATGERVPKHDLRVEMYGTADELNAVLGLVTSRIVGDEPGEERRQLLREMQEQQCLLFELGAELAGYYRDAGVSVIEEADVHALELAIDRMNDQLEPMKSFILPGGTTAASFLHLARTVCRRLERQMTSVHEERPELVLAGALKYVNRLSDYLFVAARFANHLAGTTDIPWKSRKKS; from the coding sequence ATGAAGATCTATACAAAGAAAGGCGATGGAGGCATGACAGGCCTGGCTACCGGAGAGCGCGTACCCAAGCATGATCTGCGCGTGGAGATGTACGGTACGGCCGATGAGTTGAACGCCGTGCTCGGCCTTGTAACTTCGCGCATCGTCGGCGATGAGCCGGGTGAGGAGCGCCGACAGCTGCTTCGCGAAATGCAAGAGCAACAGTGCCTGCTCTTTGAACTGGGAGCGGAGCTGGCCGGTTATTATCGCGACGCCGGAGTGTCCGTCATCGAAGAGGCCGACGTGCATGCTCTTGAGCTGGCCATTGATCGTATGAACGATCAACTGGAGCCGATGAAGTCCTTTATTCTACCAGGAGGAACGACGGCTGCATCGTTTTTACATCTGGCACGTACCGTCTGTCGCCGTCTTGAAAGACAGATGACATCGGTACACGAAGAACGTCCCGAGCTTGTTCTGGCTGGTGCTCTGAAATACGTCAATCGCTTGTCTGACTATCTATTTGTTGCCGCGCGATTTGCCAACCATCTTGCCGGAACCACTGACATTCCCTGGAAGAGCAGAAAAAAAAGTTGA
- a CDS encoding glutamate-5-semialdehyde dehydrogenase — MQTMTDETVASFRPYVDDLTADARHAFRHIRQADTATRNGILIKLAELLETDERQKDILTANALDLEAAVSSGMSSAMKDRLRLDVPRIVAMAKAVREIAAFADPVGEVIRGQTLVSGVQMVQKRVPLGVVFTVYESRPNVTVDVGALCIKSGNAAILRGGKEAFHSNVALYRIFVEAIEICGLPSGVLQLVEETDRACMLALLERDDRIDLVVPRGGEGLIRFVSQNTRIPVVKHDKGVCTMFIDESADLDQAIEVAANAKLQRPSVCNAIENLLVHSRFPYTEQLLAGLALRGARLIGCERSHAIYPSVEKMTDADLEYGSEYLDERLSVKIVDSLEQAVDFIYKYGSGHSEAILTRSLESARSFERMVDSAAVFVNCSTRFHDGGQMGMGAEVGISTGRLHVRGPMGVRDLTTTTYVMSGEGQIRS; from the coding sequence ATGCAAACCATGACCGACGAAACGGTGGCATCATTCCGGCCGTATGTCGATGATCTGACGGCCGACGCCCGGCATGCCTTTCGCCATATACGTCAGGCCGACACTGCCACACGAAATGGCATCCTCATAAAACTTGCAGAGCTGCTTGAAACCGATGAGCGGCAGAAGGACATACTGACGGCGAACGCCCTTGACCTTGAGGCGGCCGTATCGTCGGGCATGTCGTCGGCGATGAAGGATCGTCTGCGCCTTGACGTTCCGCGTATCGTCGCTATGGCGAAGGCGGTGCGCGAGATTGCCGCCTTTGCCGATCCTGTCGGCGAGGTGATTCGCGGGCAGACGCTTGTGAGCGGCGTGCAGATGGTGCAGAAGCGCGTTCCGCTTGGCGTCGTTTTCACGGTGTATGAATCCCGCCCGAACGTCACCGTCGACGTCGGAGCGCTCTGCATCAAAAGCGGAAATGCGGCCATTCTTCGCGGAGGCAAAGAGGCCTTTCACTCGAATGTCGCCCTCTATCGCATTTTCGTCGAGGCGATTGAGATATGCGGATTGCCTTCGGGCGTTTTGCAGCTCGTCGAAGAGACGGATCGTGCCTGCATGCTTGCTCTGCTGGAGCGTGACGATCGTATTGATCTTGTCGTTCCGCGCGGCGGCGAAGGGCTGATCCGCTTTGTTTCGCAGAATACGCGCATCCCCGTCGTGAAGCATGATAAAGGCGTCTGTACGATGTTTATCGACGAAAGCGCCGATCTCGATCAGGCCATTGAGGTGGCGGCTAACGCAAAGCTACAGCGGCCTTCTGTCTGTAACGCGATCGAGAATCTGCTTGTGCATTCGCGTTTTCCTTATACGGAGCAGCTGCTGGCCGGCCTTGCTCTCAGAGGGGCCCGCCTGATCGGATGCGAGCGCAGCCATGCCATTTACCCCTCTGTTGAAAAAATGACCGACGCCGATCTGGAATACGGATCGGAGTATCTGGACGAACGCCTTTCTGTGAAAATAGTCGATTCGCTGGAGCAGGCCGTAGATTTCATCTATAAATATGGCAGTGGTCATTCCGAGGCCATCCTGACGCGGAGCCTTGAATCTGCGCGCAGCTTTGAGCGTATGGTCGATTCGGCCGCCGTCTTTGTGAACTGTTCGACTCGCTTTCACGATGGCGGGCAGATGGGCATGGGGGCCGAGGTAGGCATCTCCACCGGGCGACTGCATGTGCGCGGTCCGATGGGCGTGCGAGATCTGACGACGACGACGTATGTGATGTCGGGTGAGGGCCAGATCCGAAGCTGA
- a CDS encoding MFS transporter, which yields MQKKTTLDYIGLGDLKKHGWRGILAFWMVSAIAFFLFADQNLIAPNLQNIGRSLGLNTDADVDWYLGGVIPVLFFILGGAVSLSMGYLSQRYSRKNLLLFTLVLGEGTCLLSGFATTFTEFAILRTLTGFGLGGVFPLLFSVLGDYFTSRHRAVAAGYLSLAMGLGIGVGQLVGGTLGQADPINGWRTSFIVVAAPSFLFALVYWLFCPEPVRGGAEKELEGIAEDLSMEAHRFTMKDLRAVLSSKTNLGIFLQGIPGTVPWGVFFTFMMDYYERHYSFAKDEAAGLVTLAAVGVFAGTFFGGIIGQWLYNRNKKLQPIFCGVTTFLGVFPSLYLLQADSIVNTPLFIVLNIGTGFLISLTGSNVRAILINTNSPRNRSAVFAVYNLTDDLGRGLGPAISALFLTMIPDRTLALSISILFWIPCSLIWIYIMANFERDEQQVHSELQELASTAKS from the coding sequence ATGCAAAAGAAAACGACCCTGGACTACATCGGTCTGGGCGATCTAAAAAAACACGGATGGCGGGGTATTCTTGCCTTCTGGATGGTGTCAGCCATCGCCTTCTTCCTCTTCGCCGATCAAAACCTGATCGCTCCCAATCTGCAGAATATCGGCCGCTCCCTCGGTCTGAATACCGATGCCGATGTCGACTGGTATCTGGGCGGCGTTATCCCCGTTCTCTTCTTCATACTGGGTGGAGCGGTTTCGCTCAGCATGGGTTATCTGTCGCAGCGTTATTCGCGCAAGAACCTTCTGCTTTTTACCCTGGTGCTGGGCGAGGGCACGTGCCTTCTTTCAGGATTCGCCACGACCTTCACCGAATTCGCCATTCTGCGCACGTTAACCGGATTCGGTCTTGGCGGCGTATTCCCGCTTCTCTTCTCGGTTCTGGGGGATTATTTCACAAGCCGTCACCGTGCCGTCGCCGCCGGCTATCTCTCGCTGGCCATGGGCCTGGGCATCGGCGTCGGTCAGCTTGTGGGCGGCACTCTCGGCCAGGCCGATCCGATAAACGGGTGGCGGACGAGCTTCATCGTCGTGGCCGCTCCGTCTTTTCTCTTCGCCCTTGTGTACTGGCTGTTCTGTCCGGAGCCCGTGCGTGGCGGAGCAGAGAAGGAGCTTGAAGGCATCGCCGAAGATCTTTCGATGGAAGCGCACCGCTTCACGATGAAGGATCTGCGGGCCGTGCTCAGCAGCAAGACGAACCTCGGTATCTTCTTACAGGGCATTCCGGGCACCGTTCCCTGGGGCGTCTTTTTCACGTTTATGATGGACTACTACGAACGTCACTACTCCTTTGCGAAAGACGAGGCGGCCGGTCTTGTGACGCTTGCCGCCGTCGGCGTCTTCGCAGGCACTTTTTTCGGCGGCATCATCGGCCAGTGGCTGTATAACCGCAATAAAAAGCTACAGCCGATCTTCTGCGGCGTGACGACCTTTCTCGGCGTCTTTCCGTCGCTGTATCTGCTTCAGGCCGATTCTATCGTGAATACGCCGCTCTTTATCGTTCTCAATATCGGAACGGGCTTTCTTATCAGTCTGACGGGCTCAAACGTGCGCGCCATCCTTATCAATACGAACTCGCCGCGCAATCGCAGCGCCGTCTTTGCCGTCTATAACCTGACCGACGACCTCGGTCGCGGACTCGGGCCTGCGATCAGCGCCCTGTTCCTGACCATGATTCCCGATCGCACCCTGGCGCTTTCGATCTCGATTCTTTTCTGGATTCCGTGCTCGCTTATCTGGATCTACATCATGGCCAATTTCGAACGCGACGAACAGCAGGTGCACAGCGAGTTACAGGAGCTGGCCTCGACGGCTAAATCCTGA
- the tmk gene encoding dTMP kinase: protein MNVRKKGLFCVVEGMDGAGKTTALQVLSDWIQGAVPVVEEARSAVDRLRSRTVVFLREPTSLETGLEIRKRLSSDEPTEFREWIRLFRADREVNLQTFVRPSLSRGEIVVQDRYLYSTAAYQGAFADIGPKGVLAEFADFPRPDLLIFLDIDEKTAFARMQARSGDREVFERPDRWRRIRDAYREVLPASAVIIDAALPVQVVAGQVAATLAKAGDD from the coding sequence ATGAACGTTCGAAAAAAAGGTCTTTTCTGCGTCGTCGAAGGCATGGATGGCGCCGGGAAAACGACCGCTCTGCAAGTCCTCTCAGACTGGATTCAGGGAGCGGTACCGGTCGTCGAAGAGGCCCGGTCGGCCGTCGATCGTCTGCGAAGCCGTACCGTCGTCTTTCTTCGCGAGCCCACCTCGCTGGAAACGGGCCTTGAAATACGCAAGCGACTCTCCTCCGATGAGCCCACGGAGTTCCGGGAGTGGATCAGGCTTTTCCGTGCCGATCGCGAGGTGAATCTGCAAACCTTTGTGCGGCCGTCCCTTTCTCGCGGCGAGATCGTCGTTCAGGACCGTTATCTTTATTCAACCGCCGCCTATCAGGGCGCCTTTGCCGATATCGGCCCGAAAGGCGTACTTGCTGAGTTTGCAGACTTTCCGCGTCCCGATCTGCTCATCTTTCTTGATATCGATGAGAAGACGGCCTTCGCGCGCATGCAGGCCCGCTCGGGCGATCGTGAGGTCTTTGAAAGGCCTGATCGCTGGCGTCGCATCAGAGACGCCTACAGAGAAGTATTGCCGGCCAGTGCGGTGATCATTGATGCGGCGTTGCCGGTTCAAGTGGTTGCCGGGCAGGTGGCGGCGACGCTTGCAAAAGCGGGAGATGACTGA
- a CDS encoding ammonia-forming cytochrome c nitrite reductase subunit c552 encodes MKQFLDRLTAFYNDPEHRNRRFFITTVLGFVVGGLLSYLLVDIVSKREQARHAFFRVVEITDDTNDPAIWGKNFPMQYEDYLKTADMRRTRYGGSEAMPHTPTEADPRSVVAQSKLHEDPRLVTMWAGYAFSKDFREERGHAYMLEDQIYTERQKVGQPGTCVNCHASTYGAMKKLGNGDIIDGFHKMNAMKYVEVKEHVDHPVACIDCHNATDMSLRVTRPALMEGLKAFKATQGIKDYDVNRDATRQEMRTYVCAQCHVEYYFKGQEKTLTYPWSEGLKADQILAYYDKVGFKDWTHKETGAPTLKAQHPEFEMFSQGIHARSGVTCSDCHMPFKREGNAKISDHQVRSPYMNTQASCGTCHSLPEDQLQKRIDVIQDSHWQLRNVAFDALIDLIQDIKKARDKGASDAALTQARDYQRKAQFLFDFVEAENSTGFHAPQESARVLGLSIDYSRKGQKAVPR; translated from the coding sequence ATGAAACAGTTCCTCGATCGTCTCACCGCTTTCTACAATGATCCCGAACATCGGAACCGTCGTTTTTTCATCACGACGGTGCTCGGGTTTGTTGTTGGAGGCTTGCTATCGTACTTGCTTGTCGACATCGTCTCGAAAAGAGAGCAGGCGCGGCATGCGTTTTTTCGCGTCGTTGAAATCACCGACGACACAAATGATCCGGCCATCTGGGGAAAGAACTTCCCCATGCAATACGAAGATTACCTGAAAACGGCCGACATGCGTCGCACGCGTTACGGCGGTAGCGAGGCCATGCCTCATACGCCGACTGAGGCCGATCCGCGATCGGTGGTGGCTCAGTCGAAGCTGCACGAAGATCCGCGGCTTGTGACGATGTGGGCGGGCTACGCCTTCTCGAAGGATTTTCGTGAAGAGCGCGGGCATGCCTACATGCTTGAAGACCAGATCTACACCGAGCGCCAGAAGGTCGGTCAGCCTGGCACCTGTGTGAACTGCCATGCCTCCACCTATGGCGCCATGAAGAAGCTGGGCAACGGCGACATCATCGACGGCTTTCATAAGATGAACGCCATGAAATACGTCGAGGTAAAAGAGCATGTCGATCATCCCGTCGCCTGTATCGACTGTCATAACGCCACCGATATGTCTCTACGCGTTACCCGACCGGCGCTGATGGAAGGCCTCAAGGCCTTTAAGGCGACGCAGGGCATCAAGGACTATGACGTGAACAGAGATGCGACCCGTCAGGAGATGCGCACTTATGTCTGTGCTCAATGCCACGTGGAGTATTATTTTAAAGGTCAGGAAAAGACCCTGACGTATCCGTGGTCCGAAGGACTCAAGGCCGATCAGATTCTCGCTTACTACGACAAGGTTGGATTCAAAGACTGGACGCATAAAGAGACCGGCGCTCCGACATTGAAGGCGCAACATCCTGAGTTCGAGATGTTCTCTCAGGGCATTCATGCTCGTTCCGGAGTCACCTGTTCGGATTGTCATATGCCGTTCAAGCGTGAGGGCAACGCCAAGATCAGCGATCACCAGGTGCGAAGCCCGTATATGAATACGCAGGCATCGTGCGGAACATGCCATTCGTTACCCGAGGATCAGCTGCAGAAGCGCATCGACGTCATTCAGGATAGCCACTGGCAGCTGCGTAACGTCGCCTTTGATGCACTGATCGATCTGATCCAGGATATCAAGAAGGCTCGCGATAAAGGCGCATCGGATGCCGCTCTGACACAGGCCCGTGATTACCAGCGCAAGGCGCAGTTCCTCTTTGACTTTGTCGAAGCCGAGAACTCCACCGGTTTTCACGCTCCTCAGGAGTCGGCCCGCGTACTCGGACTTTCCATCGACTATTCGAGAAAAGGACAGAAGGCCGTTCCACGTTAA
- the nrfH gene encoding cytochrome c nitrite reductase small subunit, translating into MGSIPLKFIALPVMAGLVLGLGFYTFVYAKGYSYLSDRSEACTNCHVMQEQYTGWVTGLHRQAAQCNDCHTPPGFAGKYLTKALNGFNHSWAFTTGRYPEPIRVNDRNRAIAEKACLNCHGDLFYKAATTEHRDAINCLGCHQNAGH; encoded by the coding sequence ATGGGCTCAATCCCTTTAAAATTCATTGCCCTGCCCGTAATGGCCGGACTGGTTCTTGGACTTGGCTTCTATACCTTCGTGTACGCGAAGGGATACTCCTATCTTTCTGATCGGAGCGAAGCCTGCACGAACTGTCATGTCATGCAGGAGCAATACACCGGATGGGTAACGGGGCTGCACAGGCAGGCAGCTCAATGCAACGACTGTCACACGCCGCCAGGCTTTGCAGGAAAGTATCTGACAAAGGCGCTGAACGGCTTCAATCACTCCTGGGCATTTACAACGGGCCGCTATCCCGAACCGATTCGCGTGAACGACAGGAATCGCGCAATCGCCGAGAAGGCCTGTTTGAATTGTCATGGAGACCTTTTTTACAAAGCGGCTACGACCGAGCACCGCGATGCCATCAACTGCCTTGGATGTCATCAGAACGCCGGTCACTGA
- the nadD gene encoding nicotinate (nicotinamide) nucleotide adenylyltransferase has protein sequence MKERLLSILRGGDALKTPPPAGRMLYGGSFNPVHLGHLALIRYVIEHDLARSVLLMPAGRSPFKGTGQYAPAEHRLKMLELAVQGLSDDLQARIAISDAELRRPGPSYTAETLQSLDDGIDTALLIGADSLESFDQWKEADWILGRVPLYVVYRAGIDDAQVQSWRRRLQGFFPVANVYLIPFEPPACSSTYLRQAIATGAGFEQLKACLPQSVFAYIKHVGLYREEA, from the coding sequence ATGAAAGAGAGGCTTCTTTCGATTCTACGAGGCGGCGATGCGTTGAAGACTCCGCCGCCGGCGGGCCGCATGCTCTATGGCGGTTCGTTCAACCCCGTTCATCTCGGTCATCTCGCACTGATCCGCTATGTGATCGAACATGATCTGGCCCGCTCCGTGTTGCTCATGCCGGCCGGGCGGTCTCCTTTCAAGGGGACCGGGCAGTATGCGCCGGCAGAGCATCGACTCAAGATGCTTGAGCTGGCCGTGCAGGGCCTTTCGGATGATCTTCAGGCCCGCATCGCTATCTCGGATGCCGAGCTACGTCGTCCGGGCCCGAGTTATACGGCCGAGACGCTTCAGAGCCTCGACGACGGCATAGATACGGCCCTCCTAATCGGAGCCGATAGCCTCGAATCCTTCGATCAATGGAAAGAGGCCGATTGGATTCTCGGACGTGTTCCGCTCTATGTCGTTTATCGCGCCGGCATCGACGATGCGCAGGTGCAGAGCTGGCGCCGCCGGCTTCAGGGATTCTTTCCCGTCGCAAACGTTTATTTGATACCGTTTGAGCCGCCTGCCTGCTCCTCAACGTATCTGCGTCAGGCCATCGCTACGGGCGCCGGATTCGAGCAGCTGAAGGCATGCCTGCCGCAGTCCGTCTTCGCCTACATCAAGCATGTCGGCCTGTACAGAGAAGAAGCATGA